Proteins encoded together in one Capricornis sumatraensis isolate serow.1 chromosome 3, serow.2, whole genome shotgun sequence window:
- the RAB42 gene encoding ras-related protein Rab-42, which produces MEAGVCRYQFRIALLGDAAVGKTSLLRCYMRGAPGIPEPELELESAPTVGVEFYTRTVQLQAGPRVKLQLWDTAGQERFRCITRSFYRNVVGVLLVFDVTNRKSFEHIRDWHQEVMATQGLDKAIFLLVGHKSDLQSARCVSTQEAEELAASLGMGFMETSTKSNCNVDLAFDTLANTIQQALWQGAIKLEEDWGGVRLIQNTQVSRQPSRMQHPGPCRC; this is translated from the exons ATGGAGGCGGGGGTCTGCCGCTATCAGTTTCGGATCGCGCTGCTGGGGGACGCGGCCGTGGGCAAGACGTCGCTGCTGCGGTGCTACATGAGGGGCGCGCCCGGGATCCCCGAGCCCGAGCTGGAGCTCGAGTCGGCGCCCACGGTGGGCGTCGAGTTCTACACCCGCACTGTGCAGCTTCAGGCTGGGCCGCGCGTCAAGCTGCAGCTCTGGGACACGGCGGGCCAGGAGCGCTTCAG GTGCATCACCAGGTCCTTTTACCGGAATGTGGTGGGTGTCCTGCTGGTCTTTGATGTGACAAACAGGAAGTCCTTTGAACACATTCGAGACTGGCATCAGGAGGTCATGGCCACTCAGGGCCTGGACAAGGCGATCTTCCTGCTGGTTGGCCACAAGAGTGACCTGCAGAGTGCCCGTTGTGTCTCAACCCAGGAGGCGGAGGAGCTGGCTGCCTCCTTGGGCATGGGCTTTATGGAGACCTCCACCAAAAGTAACTGCAATGTGGACCTGGCCTTCGACACCCTTGCCAACACCATCCAGCAGGCCTTGTGGCAGGGGGCCATCAAACTGGAGGAGGACTGGGGGGGTGTGCGGCTCATCCAGAACACCCAGGTCTCCAGGCAGCCCAGCAGAATGCAGCACCCGGGCCCATGCAGGTGCTGA